The following are from one region of the Bradyrhizobium sediminis genome:
- a CDS encoding alkaline phosphatase family protein, which produces MSRPKNVLWIMCDQLRYDYLGCTGHPTLKTPNIDAMAKRGVRFSNAYVQSPICGPSRMSFYTGRYMRSHGSHWNGWPLRVGEPTLGDHLKKIGVRNVLVGKTHMTPDLEGLKMLGIAPDSIIGVHVAECGFEPYERDDGLHPTGRPRPKYDAYLRERGYEAPNPWEHWANSGADDDGSLQNGWLLVHADKAARVAEEDSETPYMTRRAMDFITEAEADGRPWCMHLSYIKPHWPYIAPEPYASMYGPGDVLPAVRSEQEKQSAHPVFAAYMDMRYSRNMSRDEAREKVIPTYMGLIKQIDDQMGVLMQFLEARGLLDTTMIVFTSDHGDYLGDHWMGEKDLFHDASAKIPLIVIDPSTAADATRGTVCDALIEAIDLAPTFIDYFGSKPPDHILEGRSLMPLLRGERPPDWRKVVFSEYDYCMQDVRLKLNQPIEQCRLFMVFDGRWKYVHASGFRPMLYDLQDDPQELTDRGEDPSCAGVIARLQSALFEWALHPKGHITTSTEKIAAYAEKQLQVRNGILIGIWDEAELSAIRKKIGVPPA; this is translated from the coding sequence ATGTCACGTCCCAAGAACGTTCTCTGGATCATGTGCGACCAGCTTCGCTATGATTACCTGGGTTGCACCGGGCATCCCACTCTGAAGACGCCGAATATCGATGCGATGGCCAAACGCGGCGTGCGGTTCTCGAACGCCTATGTGCAGTCGCCGATCTGCGGTCCCTCGCGGATGTCGTTCTATACCGGCCGCTACATGCGCTCGCACGGCTCGCACTGGAACGGCTGGCCGCTGCGCGTCGGCGAGCCGACGCTCGGCGATCACCTGAAGAAAATCGGGGTGCGCAACGTGCTGGTCGGCAAGACCCACATGACGCCCGACCTCGAAGGACTGAAGATGCTGGGGATCGCGCCGGACTCGATCATCGGCGTGCACGTGGCCGAATGCGGCTTCGAGCCCTATGAGCGCGACGACGGCCTGCATCCGACCGGCCGGCCTCGCCCGAAATACGACGCATATTTGCGCGAGCGCGGCTATGAGGCGCCCAACCCGTGGGAGCACTGGGCCAATTCCGGCGCGGACGACGACGGGAGCTTGCAGAACGGCTGGCTGCTGGTGCACGCCGACAAGGCGGCCCGCGTCGCGGAGGAGGATTCCGAAACGCCTTACATGACGCGGCGCGCGATGGATTTCATCACCGAGGCGGAAGCGGACGGGCGCCCGTGGTGCATGCATCTGTCCTACATCAAGCCGCATTGGCCCTACATTGCGCCGGAGCCCTATGCCAGCATGTATGGGCCCGGCGACGTGCTGCCGGCGGTGCGCTCAGAGCAGGAAAAGCAATCCGCGCATCCGGTGTTCGCCGCCTACATGGACATGCGCTACTCCCGCAACATGTCGCGCGACGAGGCACGGGAAAAAGTCATTCCGACCTATATGGGCCTGATCAAGCAGATCGACGACCAGATGGGCGTGCTGATGCAATTCCTCGAAGCACGCGGCCTGCTCGACACCACCATGATCGTATTCACCTCCGACCACGGCGATTATCTCGGCGATCACTGGATGGGCGAGAAGGACCTGTTCCACGATGCTTCCGCGAAAATCCCGCTGATCGTGATCGATCCGTCCACCGCGGCCGACGCCACGCGAGGCACGGTGTGCGATGCGCTGATCGAGGCGATCGACCTGGCGCCGACCTTCATCGACTATTTCGGCAGCAAGCCGCCGGATCATATTCTGGAAGGCCGTTCCCTGATGCCGCTGCTGCGCGGCGAGCGGCCGCCGGATTGGCGCAAAGTGGTCTTCTCGGAATATGACTACTGCATGCAGGATGTCCGGCTGAAGCTGAACCAGCCGATCGAACAGTGCCGGCTGTTCATGGTGTTCGACGGCCGCTGGAAATATGTCCACGCCTCCGGCTTCCGGCCGATGCTGTACGACCTCCAGGACGATCCGCAGGAATTGACCGACCGCGGCGAAGATCCGTCCTGCGCCGGCGTGATCGCCCGGCTGCAGTCGGCGCTGTTCGAATGGGCGCTGCACCCCAAGGGCCACATCACCACCAGCACTGAGAAGATCGCTGCCTATGCGGAGAAACAGCTCCAGGTCAGGAACGGCATCCTGATCGGAATCTGGGACGAAGCGGAACTGTCGGCGATCCGGAAGAAGATCGGCGTCCCGCCCGCCTGA
- a CDS encoding GlcG/HbpS family heme-binding protein: MAELTLDVARKILDVALAKGVEKKLKPLVVTVLDARGCVKISAAQDGTSLLRSEVAHGKAYGALAMGMGSRALFQRAQEQAYFISAVNTMAQGRLIPVPGGVLIQDGSTLLGAVGVSGDTSDNDEICAVAGIEAAGLKANAG; this comes from the coding sequence ATGGCTGAACTGACCCTCGACGTTGCCCGCAAGATTCTCGACGTCGCGCTTGCCAAGGGCGTCGAGAAGAAACTGAAGCCGCTGGTCGTGACCGTTCTCGATGCGCGCGGTTGCGTCAAAATCTCCGCGGCGCAGGATGGCACCAGCCTGCTGCGCAGCGAGGTCGCCCATGGCAAGGCCTACGGCGCACTGGCGATGGGCATGGGGTCGCGGGCGCTATTCCAGCGCGCGCAGGAGCAGGCATATTTCATCAGCGCGGTGAATACGATGGCGCAGGGCCGCTTGATCCCGGTGCCCGGCGGCGTGCTGATCCAGGACGGCAGTACCCTGCTCGGCGCAGTCGGCGTCAGCGGCGACACCTCCGACAATGACGAGATCTGCGCGGTCGCGGGCATCGAGGCCGCCGGCTTGAAAGCCAACGCGGGATAG
- a CDS encoding FAD-binding and (Fe-S)-binding domain-containing protein, with protein MAATQTDKSGNSAENSALAARLTREITGDVFFDPFNRGRYATDASFYQLMPTGVVIPRTMDEALRALAIVRDDGRVVTPRGGGTSQCGQTVSHGIVIDFSKHLNRIVSLDVENRSCVVEPGIVLDDLNRQLRKHGLWFPVDVSTASRATIGGMAGNNSCGGRSLRYGTMRDNTLAMDAALADGKLLHFGEVNSGDNGPDLFRDMLDLGAREAAEITDKFPKVQRRVGGYNLDALVPRNAPNNLAHLLVGSEGTLAFTTQIELKLWPVIRNKVLGVCHFGSFYEAMNAAQHLVKLRPIAVELVDRTMLALGREIAMFQPIIGTAVRGDPDAVLIVEFAEEDQAENIRRLKQLGELMGDLGFGWNNPQRKWGGVVEITEPALQTGIAEFRAAGLNVMMSMKQEGKPVSFVEDCAVPLPHLADYTARLNEIFARHGTRGTMYAHASEGCLHVRPVLNLKLEKDVAAMRAIAEETFAMVREYKGSHSGEHGDGLVRSEFHEAMFGPRIIADFREVKHRFDPDNVLNPGKIVDAPKMDDRTLFRYPPDYHVPELKTALDWSAYPGAGGGFQGAVEMCNNNGACRKLEGGVMCPSYRATRNEKDVTRGRANTLRLAISGQLGPDALASDEMMDTMKLCVSCKACRHECPTGVDMARMKIEVLAARAARQGLSLRDRLVGYLPRYAALASRFAPLANLRNNSPLLRKQFEKFAGISARRALPEWRRDMFRSDAEAVGPADGREVVLFADTFNRAYERENLDAALRVLVAGGYRVHIPKPVDDGRPLCCGRTFLSAGLIDQARAELDRLVATYAPFTARGVPIIGLEPSCLLTLRDELLSLRSDDTARSISTHALLFEEFLVREAEAGRLQLPLGPVAARTIVHGHCHQKSFGAFKPVEQVLRLVPDLNVEIIESSCCGMAGAFGYGAETYQASMEMAELSLLPAVRRADAATLVVADGTSCRHQIKDGAGRGALHVARVLAMSLDNARSTPYSSPITKDPIHG; from the coding sequence ATGGCGGCGACGCAGACCGATAAGTCTGGAAATTCGGCTGAAAACAGCGCCCTTGCGGCGCGCCTGACCCGCGAGATTACCGGGGACGTATTTTTCGACCCGTTCAACCGCGGCCGCTATGCCACCGACGCCTCGTTTTACCAGCTCATGCCGACAGGGGTCGTGATCCCCCGGACCATGGACGAAGCGCTGCGGGCGCTCGCGATTGTCCGCGACGACGGGCGGGTCGTGACGCCGCGCGGCGGCGGCACCTCGCAATGCGGCCAGACCGTCAGTCACGGCATCGTCATCGACTTCTCCAAACACCTGAACCGCATCGTCTCGCTCGACGTCGAGAACCGCTCTTGCGTGGTCGAGCCGGGCATCGTGCTCGACGATCTCAACCGGCAGCTCAGGAAGCATGGGTTGTGGTTCCCGGTCGATGTCTCCACCGCCTCGCGCGCCACCATCGGCGGCATGGCCGGCAACAATTCCTGCGGCGGCCGTTCGCTGCGCTACGGCACCATGCGCGACAACACGCTGGCGATGGACGCGGCGCTGGCCGACGGCAAGCTGCTGCATTTCGGCGAGGTCAATTCAGGCGACAACGGCCCCGATCTGTTTCGCGACATGCTCGATCTCGGCGCGCGCGAGGCCGCCGAGATCACCGATAAATTTCCGAAAGTGCAGCGCCGCGTCGGCGGCTATAATCTCGATGCGCTGGTGCCGCGCAATGCACCCAACAACCTGGCGCATCTGCTGGTCGGCTCGGAAGGCACGCTGGCCTTCACCACCCAGATCGAGCTCAAGCTGTGGCCGGTGATCCGCAACAAGGTGCTCGGCGTCTGCCATTTCGGCAGTTTCTACGAGGCGATGAACGCCGCTCAGCATCTGGTGAAACTGCGCCCGATCGCGGTCGAGCTGGTCGACCGCACCATGCTGGCGTTGGGCCGCGAGATCGCGATGTTCCAGCCGATCATCGGCACCGCGGTGCGCGGCGATCCCGATGCGGTGCTGATCGTCGAGTTTGCCGAGGAGGACCAGGCCGAGAATATCAGGCGCCTGAAACAACTCGGCGAGCTGATGGGCGACCTCGGCTTCGGCTGGAACAACCCGCAGCGCAAATGGGGCGGCGTGGTCGAGATCACGGAGCCCGCGCTGCAAACAGGCATCGCCGAATTCCGCGCCGCCGGCCTCAACGTCATGATGTCGATGAAGCAGGAGGGCAAGCCCGTCTCCTTTGTCGAGGATTGCGCGGTGCCGCTGCCGCACCTCGCCGACTATACCGCCCGGCTCAACGAGATCTTCGCCAGGCACGGCACCCGCGGCACCATGTATGCGCATGCCTCCGAAGGCTGCCTGCATGTGCGCCCGGTACTCAATTTGAAGCTGGAGAAGGACGTCGCGGCGATGCGCGCCATCGCCGAAGAAACTTTTGCGATGGTGCGCGAATACAAGGGCTCGCATTCCGGCGAACACGGCGACGGCCTGGTGCGCTCGGAATTCCACGAGGCGATGTTCGGCCCGCGCATCATCGCCGACTTCCGCGAGGTCAAGCACCGCTTCGATCCGGACAATGTGCTCAATCCCGGCAAGATCGTCGATGCGCCCAAGATGGACGATCGCACGTTGTTTCGCTATCCGCCGGACTACCACGTGCCTGAGCTGAAGACGGCGCTGGACTGGTCCGCTTATCCCGGTGCCGGCGGCGGTTTCCAGGGCGCGGTCGAGATGTGCAACAACAACGGCGCCTGCCGCAAGCTCGAGGGCGGCGTGATGTGCCCGTCCTATCGCGCCACCCGCAACGAGAAGGACGTCACGCGCGGGCGCGCCAACACGCTGCGGCTGGCGATCTCCGGCCAGTTGGGTCCGGATGCGCTCGCCTCCGACGAGATGATGGACACGATGAAGCTCTGCGTGTCCTGCAAGGCCTGCCGTCACGAATGCCCCACCGGCGTGGACATGGCCAGGATGAAGATCGAGGTGCTGGCGGCACGCGCAGCCCGGCAAGGGCTTTCGTTGCGCGACCGGCTGGTGGGCTATCTCCCGCGCTACGCCGCGCTGGCCTCGCGCTTCGCCCCGCTCGCCAATCTTCGCAACAACAGTCCCCTGTTGCGAAAGCAGTTCGAGAAATTCGCCGGCATCAGCGCGCGGCGCGCCCTGCCAGAATGGCGGCGCGACATGTTCCGGTCCGATGCCGAGGCGGTCGGCCCGGCCGATGGCCGCGAAGTCGTATTGTTCGCCGATACCTTCAACCGCGCCTATGAGCGCGAAAACCTCGACGCCGCGCTGCGGGTGCTGGTCGCGGGCGGATACCGCGTCCACATTCCGAAACCCGTTGATGACGGCCGGCCGCTGTGCTGCGGGCGGACGTTCCTCTCGGCCGGGCTGATCGATCAGGCCCGCGCCGAACTGGACCGGCTGGTTGCGACCTATGCGCCGTTCACCGCGCGCGGCGTGCCGATCATCGGTCTTGAGCCGAGCTGCCTCTTGACCCTGCGCGACGAACTGCTGTCGCTGCGATCCGACGACACCGCCAGGAGCATCAGCACACATGCGCTGCTGTTCGAGGAATTCCTGGTGCGCGAGGCCGAGGCCGGCCGGCTGCAACTGCCGCTCGGACCGGTCGCCGCGAGGACGATCGTGCACGGCCACTGCCACCAGAAATCATTCGGCGCGTTCAAGCCGGTCGAGCAGGTGCTTCGGCTGGTTCCCGACCTCAATGTCGAGATCATCGAATCCAGTTGCTGCGGCATGGCCGGCGCGTTCGGCTACGGCGCCGAGACCTACCAGGCCTCGATGGAGATGGCCGAGCTGTCGCTGCTGCCCGCCGTCAGGCGCGCCGACGCCGCAACGCTTGTTGTCGCCGACGGCACCTCGTGCCGGCACCAGATCAAGGACGGCGCCGGGCGCGGCGCCCTGCATGTCGCGCGCGTGCTGGCGATGAGCCTCGACAACGCGCGCTCCACCCCCTATTCCTCGCCGATCACAAAGGATCCGATCCATGGCTGA
- a CDS encoding pyridoxal-phosphate-dependent aminotransferase family protein — translation MTLHTGRHFLQIPGPTNVPDRVLRAMDMPTLDHRGPEFAELGHAVLAGCQRVFRTKQPVIIYPSSGTGAWEAAIVNTLSPGDKVLMAETGQFAVLWRGIAEKFKLDVEFLPTDWRHGADVEQIEAKLAADREHKIKAVCVVHNETSTSCVTHPFEVRKALNRTNHPALLMVDTISGLASLEYEHDAWGIDVSIAGSQKGMMLPPGLGFNALSEKALAASKANTSMRSYWDWHDMIAINKQGTFPYTPATNLLFALKAAIAMLEEEGLDNVFARHMRHGAATRAAVKAWGLDTVCLDPHAYSPALTAVMVPDGHDADAFRKAVLENFDMSLGTGLGKLKGKAFRIGHMGHFNDLMLMGTLSGVEMGLDLAKIPHRSGGVLAAMEVLKGRDVVAMPKSKAAVA, via the coding sequence ATGACCCTGCACACTGGTAGGCATTTTCTCCAGATTCCAGGACCGACCAACGTGCCCGATCGGGTGCTGCGGGCCATGGACATGCCCACCCTGGATCATCGAGGTCCCGAATTCGCCGAATTGGGTCATGCCGTGCTGGCGGGTTGCCAGCGGGTCTTTCGGACCAAGCAGCCGGTCATCATCTACCCGTCGTCGGGAACCGGGGCCTGGGAAGCGGCGATCGTCAATACGCTGTCGCCCGGCGACAAGGTGCTGATGGCCGAGACCGGCCAGTTCGCCGTGCTGTGGCGCGGCATTGCCGAGAAATTCAAACTCGACGTCGAATTTCTGCCGACCGACTGGCGGCACGGCGCCGACGTCGAGCAGATCGAGGCCAAACTTGCCGCTGACCGCGAGCACAAGATCAAGGCGGTGTGCGTGGTGCACAACGAGACCTCGACCAGCTGCGTCACGCACCCGTTCGAGGTTCGCAAGGCCCTCAACCGCACCAACCATCCGGCGCTGTTGATGGTCGATACCATCTCCGGCCTCGCCTCGCTGGAGTATGAGCACGACGCCTGGGGCATCGATGTCTCCATCGCGGGATCGCAAAAGGGCATGATGCTGCCGCCGGGGCTCGGCTTCAACGCGCTCTCGGAAAAGGCGCTGGCGGCCTCCAAGGCCAACACATCGATGCGGTCCTACTGGGACTGGCACGACATGATCGCGATCAACAAGCAGGGCACGTTCCCCTACACGCCGGCAACCAATCTTCTGTTCGCGCTGAAGGCGGCGATTGCGATGCTGGAGGAGGAGGGGCTCGACAACGTGTTCGCCCGCCACATGCGCCATGGCGCGGCCACCCGCGCGGCGGTCAAGGCATGGGGCCTGGATACGGTCTGCCTCGACCCGCATGCCTATTCGCCAGCGCTGACCGCGGTCATGGTTCCGGACGGACACGACGCCGACGCCTTCCGCAAGGCGGTGCTGGAAAACTTCGACATGTCGCTGGGCACCGGTCTCGGAAAGCTCAAGGGCAAGGCGTTCCGGATCGGTCATATGGGGCACTTCAACGATCTGATGCTGATGGGCACATTGTCGGGTGTCGAGATGGGTCTTGACCTCGCCAAGATTCCGCACCGCAGCGGCGGCGTGCTGGCCGCCATGGAAGTCCTGAAAGGACGCGACGTGGTGGCGATGCCGAAATCCAAGGCGGCGGTTGCCTGA
- a CDS encoding enoyl-CoA hydratase/isomerase family protein: MNAPVPATEDLIYAVENGIAHLTFNRPQARNALTFAMYERMASICETVNSDRSIKAMILTGAGDKAFASGTDISQFRAFKTAEDALEYEERIDRVLGALEKVRVPTIAAIAGACTGGGAGIAACCDIRIGTAATRIGFPIARTLGNCLSMSNISRVVALVGPARTKDLIFTARLIEAPEALALGLLNEVVPDVPTLQRRAAETAKLIAGHAPITMETAKEAVLRIRRTLSREEGRDLILRAYMSEDFREGMDAFLNKRTPNWKGK; this comes from the coding sequence ATGAACGCCCCGGTACCCGCCACCGAAGACCTGATCTATGCGGTCGAGAACGGCATCGCCCACCTGACCTTCAACCGCCCGCAGGCGCGCAACGCGCTGACCTTTGCGATGTACGAGCGCATGGCCTCGATTTGCGAGACCGTGAACTCCGACCGCTCGATCAAGGCGATGATCCTGACCGGCGCCGGCGACAAGGCATTCGCGTCCGGCACCGATATTTCGCAATTCCGCGCCTTCAAGACCGCGGAGGATGCGCTCGAATATGAGGAGCGGATCGATCGCGTGCTGGGCGCGCTGGAGAAGGTCCGGGTGCCGACCATTGCCGCCATTGCCGGCGCCTGCACCGGCGGCGGGGCGGGCATCGCCGCCTGCTGCGATATCCGGATCGGCACCGCGGCGACGCGGATCGGCTTTCCGATCGCGCGCACGCTCGGCAATTGCCTGTCGATGTCCAATATCAGCCGGGTGGTCGCGCTGGTCGGGCCGGCGCGGACCAAGGACCTGATTTTTACGGCGCGGCTGATCGAGGCGCCCGAGGCGCTGGCGCTGGGTCTGCTCAACGAAGTGGTGCCCGACGTTCCGACGCTGCAGCGCCGCGCCGCCGAAACCGCAAAGCTGATTGCCGGCCATGCGCCGATCACGATGGAAACCGCCAAGGAAGCGGTGCTCCGCATTCGCCGCACGTTGTCGCGCGAAGAGGGCCGTGACCTGATCCTGCGCGCTTATATGAGCGAGGATTTCCGCGAGGGCATGGATGCGTTCCTCAACAAGCGCACGCCGAACTGGAAGGGCAAATAG
- a CDS encoding tripartite tricarboxylate transporter substrate binding protein: MRNIIRATAAVATVLASAPAIAAWEPTKPVEIVVAAGAGGASDQMARMMQAAIQKNNLMKQPVVVSLKGGASGAEALMYMKSGEGDANKVLIAYSLIYMLPLSAKIPFNWRDLSPVAVVAMDQFVLWDNAAGPKTVKEFVAAAKAAPSPFKMGGTGSKREDHVLTVFMEQRTGAKFSYLPYKSGGEAATQLVGKHTEANVNNPSENLEVWRAGQVRALCVFDKERISYKTKVTDTQSWNDIPTCKEEGLDVQYLMLRAMFLPGKVTAEQTAFYVDLFQKVTQTTEYKEYMEKQALKPIFLTGKDMLKFLEEDDKLNASLMNQAGFVAK, encoded by the coding sequence GTGCGAAACATCATTAGAGCCACCGCCGCCGTGGCGACCGTGCTGGCGAGCGCGCCGGCGATCGCTGCCTGGGAACCGACCAAGCCGGTTGAAATCGTGGTCGCTGCCGGGGCCGGCGGTGCATCCGACCAGATGGCGCGGATGATGCAGGCCGCGATCCAGAAGAACAATCTGATGAAACAGCCGGTGGTGGTGTCGCTCAAGGGCGGCGCTTCCGGCGCCGAAGCGCTGATGTACATGAAATCCGGCGAGGGCGACGCCAACAAGGTGCTGATCGCCTATTCGCTGATCTACATGCTGCCGCTGTCGGCGAAGATTCCGTTCAACTGGCGCGATCTGTCACCGGTGGCGGTGGTGGCGATGGACCAGTTCGTATTGTGGGATAATGCCGCCGGGCCGAAAACCGTGAAGGAATTCGTTGCCGCCGCCAAGGCCGCCCCTTCGCCGTTCAAGATGGGCGGCACCGGCTCCAAGCGCGAGGATCACGTTCTGACTGTGTTCATGGAACAGCGGACCGGCGCGAAATTCTCCTATCTGCCCTACAAGTCCGGCGGTGAGGCGGCGACGCAACTGGTCGGCAAACATACCGAAGCCAACGTCAACAATCCCAGTGAGAATCTCGAGGTCTGGCGCGCCGGTCAGGTCCGCGCGCTCTGCGTGTTCGACAAGGAGCGGATTTCCTACAAGACCAAGGTGACCGACACGCAGTCGTGGAACGATATCCCGACCTGCAAGGAAGAAGGGCTCGACGTCCAGTACCTGATGCTGCGCGCGATGTTCCTGCCGGGCAAGGTGACTGCGGAACAGACGGCGTTCTACGTCGATCTGTTCCAGAAGGTGACGCAAACCACCGAGTACAAGGAGTACATGGAAAAGCAGGCGCTGAAGCCGATCTTCCTCACCGGCAAGGACATGCTGAAGTTCCTCGAGGAGGACGACAAGCTCAACGCGTCGCTGATGAACCAGGCGGGGTTCGTGGCGAAGTAG
- a CDS encoding tripartite tricarboxylate transporter TctB family protein produces MSNTEIEIVVDDPTAPEADSPDVASIRVVDVAVSLLLLALAATLGFDNWRTGIAWDSTGPQAGYFPFYLSVILAGASLYGLVAAFLSRKEAAESFVTRAQLRRVLLVFVPTLLFCLATQFLGLYVASFCLIAGFMRLVGRIALWKSLLTAFVFTAIMFVTFDIAFDVIMPKGPLEAALGR; encoded by the coding sequence ATGTCCAATACCGAAATCGAAATTGTCGTCGACGATCCGACCGCGCCGGAGGCCGATTCGCCCGATGTGGCCAGTATCCGAGTCGTCGATGTTGCGGTGTCGCTGCTGCTGCTGGCGCTGGCCGCGACGCTCGGTTTCGACAACTGGCGCACCGGCATCGCCTGGGATTCCACCGGACCGCAGGCCGGCTATTTCCCGTTCTATCTGTCGGTGATCCTCGCCGGTGCCAGCCTCTATGGCCTCGTCGCCGCTTTCTTGTCGCGCAAGGAGGCTGCGGAAAGCTTCGTGACCCGCGCGCAGCTCCGCCGGGTCCTGCTGGTGTTCGTTCCGACGCTGCTGTTCTGTCTGGCCACGCAGTTCCTCGGGCTCTATGTCGCGAGCTTCTGTCTGATCGCCGGCTTCATGCGTCTGGTCGGACGGATCGCGCTGTGGAAGTCGCTGCTGACGGCTTTCGTATTCACCGCCATCATGTTCGTGACCTTCGATATCGCCTTTGACGTCATCATGCCGAAGGGACCGCTCGAAGCGGCCCTTGGCCGCTAG
- a CDS encoding tripartite tricarboxylate transporter permease: MEAFGLLMHGFAVLLTWKTLALMMVGLVLGIFVGVLPGLGGPNGVAILLPLTFTMDPTSAIVMLSCIYWGALFGGAITSILFNIPGEAWSVATTFDGYPMAQQGRAAEALTAAFTSSFIGSLVAVLLITFLAPMISSFALKFGPPEFFSVYLLTFCSFVGLGREAKHKTVISMSLGLLLAGIGMDTVSGQLRMTFGTSELLRGVNFLVAVIGLFGISEILLTMEERLALRGHAAGISLRVVLRVWMDLPKYWVTLLRSSFIGCWLGITPGGAIAASFMGYNLAKRFSRDPESFGKGRIEGVFAPETAAHASGTAALLPMLALGIPGSGTAAILLGGLMVWGLNPGPLLFVEHKDFVWGLIASMYLGNVVGLVLVLTTVPVFASILRVPFAAVAPMIVVSCAIGAYAIQNAMFDIWMMLGFGVVGYVFKKIGISLAPFTLALVLGNRAEDAFRLSMIGAGGDLKVFWSNGLVGSITTLAIVLLFWPVIDKAFGSVGRLMRPAKAPG; encoded by the coding sequence ATGGAAGCTTTCGGCCTACTCATGCACGGCTTCGCCGTCCTGCTGACGTGGAAGACGCTGGCGCTGATGATGGTCGGGCTCGTGCTCGGCATCTTCGTCGGCGTGCTGCCCGGGCTCGGCGGGCCGAACGGCGTGGCGATCCTGCTGCCTTTGACCTTCACCATGGACCCGACCTCGGCCATCGTGATGCTGTCCTGCATTTACTGGGGCGCGCTGTTCGGCGGCGCCATCACCTCGATCCTGTTCAATATCCCCGGCGAAGCCTGGTCGGTCGCGACCACCTTCGACGGCTATCCGATGGCGCAGCAGGGCAGGGCGGCGGAGGCGCTGACCGCAGCCTTCACCTCGTCCTTCATCGGTTCGCTGGTCGCGGTGCTCCTGATCACGTTCCTGGCGCCGATGATCTCGTCCTTTGCGCTGAAATTCGGGCCGCCGGAATTCTTCTCGGTCTATCTCCTGACCTTCTGCTCGTTCGTCGGACTAGGTCGTGAGGCCAAGCACAAGACCGTCATTTCGATGTCGCTCGGCCTGCTACTCGCCGGCATCGGCATGGATACGGTGTCCGGCCAGCTTCGCATGACGTTCGGCACGAGCGAGCTGCTGCGCGGCGTCAATTTCCTGGTCGCGGTGATCGGCCTGTTCGGCATCAGCGAGATCCTGCTCACCATGGAGGAGCGCCTGGCGCTACGCGGCCACGCCGCCGGCATCAGCCTGCGCGTGGTGCTCAGGGTCTGGATGGACCTGCCGAAGTACTGGGTCACGTTGCTGCGTTCCTCCTTCATCGGCTGCTGGCTCGGCATCACGCCGGGCGGCGCGATCGCGGCCTCGTTCATGGGCTACAACCTGGCCAAGCGATTTTCCAGGGACCCGGAAAGCTTCGGCAAGGGCCGTATCGAGGGGGTGTTCGCGCCGGAAACCGCAGCGCACGCCTCGGGCACCGCGGCGCTGCTGCCGATGTTGGCACTCGGCATTCCCGGCTCCGGCACTGCGGCGATCCTGCTCGGCGGGCTGATGGTGTGGGGCCTCAATCCTGGCCCATTGCTGTTCGTCGAGCACAAGGATTTCGTCTGGGGCCTGATCGCCTCGATGTATCTCGGCAACGTGGTCGGCCTCGTGCTGGTGCTGACGACGGTGCCGGTTTTTGCTTCCATCCTGCGAGTGCCGTTCGCCGCGGTGGCCCCGATGATCGTGGTGTCCTGCGCCATCGGCGCCTATGCGATCCAGAACGCGATGTTCGATATCTGGATGATGCTCGGCTTCGGCGTCGTCGGTTATGTCTTCAAGAAGATCGGGATTTCGCTGGCCCCGTTTACATTGGCGCTGGTGCTCGGCAACCGCGCCGAGGATGCGTTCCGGCTGTCGATGATCGGCGCCGGCGGCGATCTGAAGGTGTTCTGGTCGAATGGCCTGGTCGGCTCGATCACGACGCTGGCGATCGTGCTGTTGTTCTGGCCTGTGATCGACAAGGCGTTCGGCAGCGTCGGGCGGTTGATGCGGCCGGCGAAGGCGCCCGGCTAG